In Scatophagus argus isolate fScaArg1 chromosome 7, fScaArg1.pri, whole genome shotgun sequence, a genomic segment contains:
- the LOC124062474 gene encoding G-protein coupled receptor 22-like, whose protein sequence is MHILPRPEQEATMSNVTVTDNTEPISRTMSPETPSQYPYPVSFQVSLTGFLMLEILLGLSSNLTVLALYCMKSNLISSVSNIVTMNLHVLDVLVCVCCIPLTIVVVLLSLEGDTALVCCFHEACVSFASVATAANVLAITLDRYDISVKPANRVLTMGRALALLATIWVLSFVSFLVPFIEVGFFAHGNAELNQTMVENVVHTNQYYTELGLYYHLLAQIPIFFFTAIVMLITYSKILQALNIRIGTRFHASQKKKARRKKRPSMTAMTAQQEATDGSQSSGSRNPTLGMRTSVSVIIALRRAVKRHRERRERQKRVFRMSLLIVSTFLLCWTPITVLNTVILSVGPSDLMVKLRLGFLVMAYGTTIFHPLLYAFTRQKFQKVLKSKMKKRVVSIIEADPTPNNAIIHNSWIDPKRNKKVTFEDKDAQQKCLSSEDVD, encoded by the coding sequence ATGCACATCCTTCCCCGCCCGGAACAAGAAGCCACCATGAGCAACGTCACAGTCACCGACAACACTGAACCCATCAGCCGTACCATGAGTCCGGAAACTCCCAGCCAGTATCCCTATCCTGTTAGTTTCCAGGTCTCCCTCACTGGCTTCCTCATGCTGGAAATCCTCCTGGGCCTGAGCTCTAACCTCACTGTTCTTGCTCTCTACTGTATGAAGTCAAACCTCATTAGTTCTGTCAGCAACATTGTCACAATGAACCTTCATGTGTTGGATgttctggtttgtgtgtgctgcatcCCCCTCACCATCGTGGTGGTGTTGCTTTCCCTGGAGGGAGACACGGCTCTCGTTTGCTGCTTCCATGAGGCCTGTGTCTCCTTTGCAAGTGTTGCCACTGCCGCTAATGTGCTTGCCATCACCCTTGATCGCTACGACATTTCAGTCAAACCAGCCAACCGGGTTCTGACTATGGGCCGTGCTCTGGCCCTGCTGGCTACCATCTGGGTGCTATCTTTTGTTAGCTTCCTTGTACCCTTTATTGAGGTGGGCTTCTTCGCCCACGGCAATGCTGAGCTCAACCAGACAATGGTGGAGAATGTCGTCCATACTAACCAATACTATACAGAACTTGGCCTCTATTATCACTTGCTTGCTCAGATTCctattttcttctttactgCCATTGTCATGCTCATCACCTACTCAAAGATCCTGCAGGCACTCAATATACGCATCGGCACACGCTTTCATGcctcacagaagaagaaggctCGCAGGAAAAAGCGCCCATCCATGACGGCCATGACAGCGCAGCAAGAGGCAACCGATGGATCGCAGAGCAGTGGCAGCCGCAACCCCACACTGGGCATGCgtacctctgtctctgtcatcaTCGCGCTGCGCAGGGCTGTTAAGCGCCACAGAGAAAGGCGAGAGCGCCAAAAGAGGGTTTTCAGGATGTCCCTCCTGATTGTGTCTACCTTCCTGCTGTGCTGGACACCAATCACAGTACTCAACACAGTCATCCTGAGTGTGGGCCCCAGTGACCTAATGGTCAAGTTGAGACTGGGTTTCCTGGTCATGGCTTATGGAACCACTATCTTCCACCCTTTACTCTATGCCTTCACTAGGCAGAAGTTTCAGAAAGTCTTGAAAAGCAAGATGAAGAAGCGAGTGGTGTCGATCATTGAGGCAGATCCCACCCCTAATAATGCCATTATCCATAACTCCTGGATTGACCcaaagaggaacaaaaaggTGACATTTGAGGACAAAGACGCCCAACAGAAATGTCTGTCTTCTGAGGATGTGGACTGA